In Timaviella obliquedivisa GSE-PSE-MK23-08B, the genomic stretch GCAATGCCTTGCGGAAAGAAGAACAGTTGAGTGGGGTCAGAAAAAGGCAGCAAGTTGATATGAAAATAACTGGAAAGACTAGCAAGAAAAAATCCTACACCTCCAGCAGTCGAAACCGTTGCCCAAAGGTAATTACTGAGACGCTTAGAGCCAACAATTTCTTTGCGAAGAATTAAATCTTTTTCATTGACTGGCATAGTTGTAGAAGCCATAGCACTGTTGAATCAAGATAAGGGTTGACGAGAAAAAACAAGAAATCTAGATAACTCCATCATGAATCACCTAGATGAGAGAGGTGAACTAAAAATTTAAATGTTAGAGACTTCGTTAAAACAGTACGTATCAGATTGTAAAATTTTTGTAGTCTCCTTATCATATAGGAACGTTAAGCACCTCTCAGGAAAGTTGATGAGTATATGTACTCGTGCTTTGAATGAAGACAAAGGTGAGATAAGGTGAGAACTGTAGACTCCACCTTTAACTTAACGCTACTGTTCAAGGCTCGTTTCACCCTCCAAGCTGGTATTCCCTAATCCAAGGGGATTTTATAGAACCAGCCGTAAGGACACTACCGCCATAATTAAGAGGTTATGAGATGACCATAGCAATGGGACGTCCGCAAGCTAATCGAGGCGTATTCGACGTTCTCGACGATTGGCTCAAGCGCGACAGATTTGTATTTGTGGGCTGGTCTGGGATTCTGCTGTTCCCCTGCGCCTTT encodes the following:
- a CDS encoding photosystem II D2 protein (photosystem q(a) protein) translates to MTIAMGRPQANRGVFDVLDDWLKRDRFVFVGWSGILLFPCAF